The DNA window TCGTGAAATCGGGGTAAACTTGTGACAGGCCTTTCCAATACGGATTAAGCCTCCGGTTTTCGGTTCGGAGGCCCTTTGGATCAAGCGTTAGCTGGAACATATTGCCGATCTGGACCGGCTCATTTCCCTTCCCTGTGGTGATAATAAGGGGAGATTCCAATTCCGTGAAGGCGCGTTGCAGGTTCAGATTGGTCTGTTGCTCGTAGTCGTGGGCGCGTGGAGAGTCCAGGAGCTTGGTCGATGCAAGACAATGGGTTTTGCTTATGAGGATGGCTTGGATTTCCATGACCCGAATCCTTTGCGTGACATCTTTGATGCTGTCACTGGTTCCTTCGCGGTCAGGCACGACCTCTAGTTGGAGGGCAATTGGATTTGGACTGCCTAGTTGAATAGCCGCAGGGACCGTGAGGTGGACGGTGCAATTAAAGCTAGGCAGTTTTGAAGAATAGAAGAATTTCTGCGCACGCTGCTTGACCGACAACTCTGCATCTTCCATTCCTGGGAGCAGTCGCTGGCTGGTGACACGCCTTGAAAATCTGACCTTTAACGTCTTTGGCACGGTGAGTTGGCTGCTCTCCGGTGCTGGGTATCGTACAAGAATTGGACAAATGGCTTCATGAGAATGCTCATGCCCACCGAAGACATATCGAAATTGAGCTCTGAGGTAGTACTCAACGTAACAAGTCGACGCAGTACCATAAACATGGTCTCCAGAATAAAAGGATCCTGGCAAGATGTGGTAAGCTGGATGGCCTGTGTCCAGCGGAAAGAAGCTGCCATGAACTTTTCCGCGTACCTCTATAGGCTTAGGCTTGTATGGGATATCCACAGAGATTGGCCAGGTAAGCGGCGATTTGGCAAACAAATCTCCTTCATTTTCCAGATTTAAAGACCCCTTGAAGATGACAGATTCAAAGTTCAGAAACTGCCAGCTATCGCGACGAATCTTCCTCAAATTCCCAGCCGCATGAATGACTTTAACCTTCACACGGCCTGTGAATGAGAGCGCTATGACCGCCTCAGGTGTGACAATTGGCGATTGGCGCAGTAAGTTGCCGATGATGGTATCGCCGGGTGCATAGGTCCACCCCTCTGGCGCCGCGAGGTCGAATTTGAAGTGATAATTCCCGAGGGGTGAGTGATGAGGCATAATGACTGGATGCGAGTCAACGACGTCTATCGACCGAAATATACTGCTATGCCAAAACCCCAAAGGCAAGGTTTCGACTTTAAAAGGCAATTTTCACAGTTGACAATATCATGAAGAAAATCTGAGTCTTATTAACAATGAAGCCGAGAGAGGGGCCGTTGGGGGCCAGATCTGCACCGTTCTCTGGAGCTGAACGCCTGCCCCGCAAGTTGACGAAAATGGACAACTGCGACTATTCTCTGTACGCAAGGGTTATTTGATTTCTCAATTTTGGTCACTAGTATATATCTTTTCCCTAGTGGGAGATAAAACACAGATATACGGTATCAGCATCTTGTACTATGGCCACCTTAACTGGGCGATGCACAGCTACCCGCCACCGCAAGATTCTTGTGGCTTGTATCTAACCGCAGCGCTAGACAATGCAGCCCGGCAGAATCAATCGCGAAGGTAAGTAGGCCCTGTGCCCTTGAATCAATACTAACTCTTTGTGCAATAGTCTATCGCTGGCGCGGCCATTCCACGGCCACTCCGCCCTGGGTGCTCCCCCTGTAAACGAAGAATCCATGGTGACCTCGTAAGTCATTGGCTATTCGGTTACACATCATGAGACTGATGAGATATCGTGCCGAGGTGGACAATATGGATTGAGGTAATTATATGAAAGTTGTATACAATTTGATGAACAGCTGACGAGTTCATCGTTACCAGACTGGTTTTTGAGTGTCCGGACCTCTCGATTCCTCAATACTAATATCACTTCTGAGCGACCGAGTATCCAGAATGCCCGTCAAGTACCGTTGGTGCGGCTGCGAGTCCGGCTGCCAATCCCATCGCTTGGAATGGCCTTTTTCAACGCgtccttgatcttttcctTCTTAGGCCGACTGGCTTTCTTAGGCGGCCCATGATTCTCGCCGCTTGTGGATGCTGCAGGCGCTGGTATGCCTGTCACGGATTGGTCGGAGTCCGCTGTTTCGATCTTCTGCTTTTTAACTTCGGGCTCTTCTGGCTTTTCCGCGGGGGGATTGTCTGTCCCGGATGTAGGGACAGGGGCTGCAGAGCCTGACTCAAGAGCACGTTTCTCGCCCGTAGAtgccttttctttctttgcctccGCTGCATCTGGAGTCTTCGTAGTCGAGGGCGCAGTAGCCTCTCCGCTAGGCTCGAGTGATCCGGGGGGAGGTGTTGCAATGCCTGGTATAGATCCGGGAGGCTGTGTCATGGGGAGAAAGGAAGCTCCACCTTCAACAGGCTCAGGGGTCGTTGGACGTCGGACGAGTGTCGCACCATCATTGGGCTCGTCGGCAGATAGGGGGCCACTGTCTGTCTGGGTGGTGTTCAATGGCCCACGGACCGAATGAGAGTGCTCGTTGGGCACCTGAGAGATTTCTGCGAATCACTTCATCAGCGGTGCAAGCGATTCTGATGGGAGACCCAACATACCAGACGCCGGGAAAGGCGATTTCATGCGACTGGATTCGGTCATGgcggggatgatgatgatgatgtcaGAAGAGATGGGAACGTGCCTTGTGGGTAGATGAGTCGCAGAGTGAAGATAATGGTTGCAGCTGAATGTGGAAGCGAGAAGCTAGGCTGGAGGGAAGTGGCGAGGTTGGCGTGGAGTACGGTGGGCAGGCGCAACCATTGACCTCGTTGGCTCCATCTGCGGATTTCTCGTCGCACAAGAACACAGTCACAACCCATGAAAGCCTCGATCGCTTATGGTTGCTTCTAAGCGGCGGTCACCAATGACATCAGACACTCGGGCCGGAGTATGTAAGCGTCCCACTATATGAGTGGAGCCGAGGGTAATTCATGTCAGACTCATACCCAGGCGGTTTAGAAGAGATGTCTGTTCAGGCGACGCGTGGTATTGGGGACCGTCGGAGGTATCTGAAATCATCTTGTCCGGGAGGAATGATTGAAGGTGATGTGCCACGAATGTCGCATCTTTAATCTTCGCACGATCAATCAAGACTTGAACAGCCTTGAAGCCGGTGTCCAGAAACGCTACGCGCCGAGAATTTCTCCAGAATGGGGTTTTGTTGTAATCCAGACTTCGCACATAGCGGATGAACGGTTGCGGATCTGGTTGCGTAGGATGACCGAGTGCCATTCTCGCTGATAATAAGGAACCAGGAGTCAGGGTGGAGATGGCATCTTGAAATTCGTCGTAGATGAATGCTGGGATTTTTTCTGCCGAGGCTGTCTGCTGCTCAGCGATTTGGCCCAGGTGCGCGCCACTGCTGATCAGTGTTTTTCTCGTGATGGGGTCGGAAACGGAAGAGTGCATCTGGCACACTTGCACGTAGTATCTTAGGGCCGAGCTCAATCCGTGTCCATACTGTCTCTCTGCTTTCATCCAGTGTAGGAGGAGGAAATTGAAGGCCTGGTGCGCGGCCTCCGGCTTGATGGAACCGTGGCCGCCGCCCAAGTCCTGCACCAGGAGCATTCTCAGCCATTCCATGATGTTCCCATGAAGCCCCTCTACAACCATAAATTTGGTCAACGGTGAGGTGCAGTTTCCGGTCCGGAGAAGCACCTTCTTATCTTGCAAGGACGACGCCGAAAACCAGTCCACCACTTTCGAGCCCGCCCGGGatgtcttcatggccgaTTTCACATCCTCGGTGACGTTGGTTTCGGTACCTCCATGGGCCAGACGCAGCTGCGACTCCAAACATTGGCAAATATCCTCGACTGTGACTAGACCAAAggcgaccagctcgtcgaACACCACCATCGGTTGTTCGGCTAGCCGTCGCTGCTGGGTCTCGCGGATCCCGGTGGGCTGCGACGGCACAATCCGGAAGAGGGGGTTTTCGAGAATGTTTCGAAGATGCTGGCTGGTCGCGTGGGCCGACGATTCGGCATTATTGGGAGGGGTTTGATCGTCATTGTGCTCGCGGGTGGAATCCGACGCTGGGTATGCCCGATCAAGTTGGCGACGGAACGAGGATGTGAGGGCGCTGAGCAATTGTTGGGACTCGCGCGGCGTGCGAGGCAGTGGCTGATGGATCTTGGGCCACCCCTTGAACTGGAACACGGAGGTCCCTCtcatgttgatgatgagTCGGTGagcgccagcagcggtgACTGATGATGCATCGAATGCGAGTCTGGGACGATCTGCCGGAGACGATCGGGCGGTGAGGGAAGGAACAAAGATTCGGCAACGAGGCGCACAAGGGAGGGCTGGGGTCCGTGGTGGTGATTGGGAAGAGTGCTGGCAGGAAGCGATCGAGTCATGGATCACGGGAGTAGTTGAGATGAGCGCAGAGCAGAGTTACTAGTTGATCCCCCAGGACATCCGTAAGGCGATGTAGGGATGCTGCACCAATGGGCGCCACTCGCTAAGAACGGGCAGAGCGCCAAGGGAAGAGCAACACAGCTTGCCgttccctttctcttccttcttcccttcccttccctctttctctccccccAACTCCAACAAAACAATCCCATCCattctcccatccatcctttTCTCTTTACCTTTTTCCTTGCCTGTGTTCTGGCTTCGATTTTGGCCCTTGTGCCTGTGGTCCCGGTGCTAATCCTCTTTTGCGAGGGTGCATCGAACTCCTGCCTCTCCACCAATCTGAAATTCCCGCCTTCAAACCCTGTCCTCCCTTCCATCCAACTCTATCGCGACCAGATCCTGATCGCTCGATTCCTCCCTCACATCTTCCAATTTTTACACCATGTCTGAAGTACAGAGTCGACCCCCCGCCTCGCGTGGCAGGGTATCTGCccgcggtggtcgcggtggtTTCAGCTCCAGaggtggccgtggtggcagcagcagatccgcAAACGCGGACAGCTCAGACGCCCCAttcgaagaaggagagatCGGtcaaatgaagaagaaatacTCGGATACTCTGCccatgctcaaggagctATTCCCTGACTggaaagatgaagatctcgtcTTCGCATTGGAGGACTCAAACGGCGAGCTCGAAGAAGCGATCGAGCGCATTACCGAAGGTCGAACACCCTTACCCTCGCGCGACACCCCATTTATCAACTCCAAGGATTTGCGCTGACTCAATCACAGGTAATGTATCGCAGTGGGGagaggtcaagaagaagaccacAGAACGGGCTCGTCCCAAGGCCAAAGAGGTCCAGAGCACCCCGACCGAGACGACTGCCGCTTCCGCCCGTGGAGGTCGTGGTCGCGGCGGTCTCGAGGCCCGTGGTGGACGCGGCGCCCGCGGAGAccgtggtcgtggcggtCGCGGCGGCCGGGCAGGAGCTCACACGAACGGGACTCGTACGGATAAGCCGGTTGCTACACTGGTCAGTGCTGTAGAGCCCGCAGCGCCCGTCGCAACTGAAAGCGCTACTACAATGGCATGGGGAGAACCCGAAGTGGAGCCGGTAACTGCAGAGTCGGAACCCAAAAGCAGCGTGATCCCGGAGGGCACAAAGAAGGGATGGGCGAGTCTGTTCGCCAAGCCTGCAACTGCTCCTCCGCAAAAGAAGCCTCCGACCGCAGCACCCGCTCAGCAGAAGAAGGCGCCTGAACCGGTGCCCGTTCCCGTTGCCGCCGCTGAGAAGACCCCGGTTTCGAAGTCCTCCCAAGTCGCTGCCCCCGCCGTCCCGATGACAAGCGTGCATCCTCCCATCGATGACTTGACGGAGACAAACCTCGGGCAACTTCCTGATGTATCCGCTCCCGCCCCGACTGCGACTGCAGCCAGCACAATCGGTAGCGGCATTGACCCTGCTTTGGTCGCGTCGGGTGCTACGCCTTCCCGGGTGTCGTCATCTGGCTACCCGCCCAATGCATTCAAGCAGAGTGGTCGTGTGCCCGGCTTCCAGCGTCGCGTgatggagcagcagcaggctgtGGTCATGCCTGGCAACCATGCCGTGGACCGTGCCGCGGTGCAGTTCGGTAGCATGGGACTCAACGGTGACGCGGTCGATATTGATGATAATCGCGAACAGGCCGAGACCCGCGCTCAGCCTCCGCAGCACTCGCCCGTTGCCCCGCGGGctgctctccctccttcGACTCAGGTACCGGGAGAGGCTGCTGGAGTTGCGCGTCCTGCCCCCGGCCTTCCACCAGTACCCCAGGGCTCTGCCGGCGAGGCCGCTTTTGCCGACTTTTCTCGCTACTCCGAACCACAGAAGCCCTTCGATCCTTTCAGCCAGCAGGTGAGCCAGCCCCAGCCACAGATTCAAGAGCCCTTCGCCAACCAGGCCCCCGTTCAGCCGACTGCCACAACAGGCAGCGAGTATTCTCCTTTCTATGCTGCCGACCAGCAGCGTTTCCCTTACAACTACTATGGTAGCTACGGCCAGTCCCAGGATGCCAGCGTGGGCCCTCGCGCCGCCCCTGGATTCGGTGTTTCCGGCGCCGAAGCTCAGCCTGGAATCCCCACCACGCAGCCTCCTAGTCGGTACGGCCCTGTGGATGCGACCAACAGCGGTCACAACACCCCGAACCCGACCTTGCCTGCCGCCACACAGACTCCGACTGCCCAGCACATGCCGGGACAGACTGGTGCCCACGCTTACGGCTACGGCTATCCTTACTATTCCAACCCTCACTATGCTTCGTATATGAACCAGATGACGcagcatcagcagcagcagcagcagtatgGCCGGGGCCGTCCGATGTATGATGATGCTCGTCGGTATGACgaacaacagcagcaacactACATGCAGCAACACAACACGCAGTACGGTTATGGCAGCCAGTACGGTCCGTACGGCGGCAAGGGAGGCATGTATGGTCAGCCACATGGCGGCTTCTCGTACGATCAGTCGTCTTCCCCGGCGAACGCCAGCAGCTTCAACCAGTCTGTGCCTGGTCGCGACTCGGTCTACGGCCGTACCGGCTCCGCGCAGCCGTCTGATAGCCAGCCGTCTGCGTCGGGTGCCAATGCATTCGGCTCCGGCATGACTGATGTCTTTGGACGCGCCCAATCGGGTTTCGGTCAGAACCCACCTATCGCTCAGCAGCCCCCGGTGACTTCggaggaggccaagggcTTTGAAGCTCCCAAGGCTGGTGGCCCTAGCCCCTCCCTTGCCCAGGCCAACCGTCCCGGCTCTGCAACCAACAGCGTCCCTGGACAGCCGCAAGGGCAGACCGGCCTGCCCCCGCTGCAGGGCCAGCAGGCCTTCGGCAGTTATCCCCACCTGAACCCGCAGTACGGCGGACTCGGCGGACTTGGCGCCCAAGGCGGGGCGGCAGCCACGCAGAGCCACCACCAGGCCTCTGGCTACGGCAACTATGGCGCTGGATTCGGGAACTACTACGGCGGCAACtctggccgcggtggctggGGCGGCAACTACGGCCACTAAACAAAACCTTGTTTACTTCCCTCCGACCAAACAAATATGGCGTTGCATTTGCGAGTGATTTGAAAGGGCGGGTTTCCTGTCACCAACCGGACAGACAGAGCCCGAGAAAAAGAAtttctcttccatctttctttcctcaaCATCTGTGTAATCTCTACTCTCTTCTGGGAAATTGGCTGGGTTTTGTCTTTGGGAAATTATCTCTGTGTCTGTGTTCTTGTTCGCTTGCCATGTTGCTTTCATTATTGCTCCTACTGCTCTCCCGCTGATGCGGTCTGTATTAAATCCACCCATTCTCTCTCGCTAGGTTCCTCGCTACCTAGCTCGGCCACGGTGTCAAAATTCGGGATTGTGTCATTTGCCGCGAAAGACgggttgtttttgttttgttgttTACTTCATTTCTCTCTTtgtgtttctctttttttttatttttcttttttttttccctctcctctTTTCCCCCAACATGTGCAGTATcgatcgatgatgatgacgatggaTGGTTTGCTGAGTCTGGTAGAGGATTGATTTCTGCCCGACGCGCTTGCCGAGTGTGCAGGGTTTGCCAAAAGTGTGATGAGTTATGGGCTTCTTCTACTTTCCTTGTAAATCCTCTCGTATCCACAGTTGTAAGCTGTCTTCGTAGGATCGTCGCTGGCGCGTGCCCATTTACCAGATTGGGCTAACGGGCGATGCCAATGATCTGGTCAGCTAAGCATGTATACCTTGGTTTCTTTTGGACTCGACTTGTTCCGAACTAGCTCAGGACTTGATAAGTATGAAATAGCATAGAAGCTCCGATGTGATTTTTACAAACACCATGGACATGAGGCTCGTCCAAGTTAATTGGCTACCCAGGTGatgatatatatttctctgATGAGAAGAGCTATTGCTTCACTTAGCTGAAGTAGATACAATGTACCTCAAGTCTAGTAGTAAATACCCAAAGAAACACCCCCAGCAACACCGACAGCCACAAGACGTAATGTAACAATGGCATATGATTAGATGCGCAAGACAAGCTGCTCGGTTTTCACCGGCAGAGAAGAAGTTAGTCAAGAGGCCAGGCCTCTCCTAAGACTTAAcacaagaaaaaaaaacaaataAACTATATACATTCGAAATGTGCGACTTCGTACACGCGGCACAAGACATGAAACAAAAAAAGCCAATTCTATGCCAGCAAGCAGATACTGATTCGTGGACGGGTTAGATTGAGGGACCGGAAACATTCGAGTCATCCTGTCGATCATCTCTTAAGCCGGATAGCGTAAGTGAAAGCTGGTTTCCATGAAACGAAACGTAGCATCACTCTCACTCCGTGATGCCCAGACCCTCGCCACCGGTTTTGTGGTAGGGCGGGCGGGCACcctcggcctttttggcATCAAAGCGCCAGATACCAGCGGTCTTCTCACTATCGAGAGAGAGATCGATAGAGTGGGCCAGACGCAAGAACTCGGGATCAGCGTCTTTCTCCTCGGTGTGAGTGAAGAAGCGGCGCTCCCACTCGCGGCCCTCGGCCTTTTCGATGCGGCGCAGCTCGCGCTGGCCATTCTCGATGCGCGACTTGGCAAGGGACACG is part of the Penicillium psychrofluorescens genome assembly, chromosome: 4 genome and encodes:
- a CDS encoding uncharacterized protein (ID:PFLUO_006780-T1.cds;~source:funannotate) yields the protein MPHHSPLGNYHFKFDLAAPEGWTYAPGDTIIGNLLRQSPIVTPEAVIALSFTGRVKVKVIHAAGNLRKIRRDSWQFLNFESVIFKGSLNLENEGDLFAKSPLTWPISVDIPYKPKPIEAIQLTTSCQDPFILETMFMVLRRLVTLSTTSELNFDMSSVGMSILMKPFVQFLRVTSQRLLPGMEDAELSVKQRAQKFFYSSKLPSFNCTVHLTVPAAIQLGSPNPIALQLEVVPDREGTSDSIKDVTQRIRVMEIQAILISKTHCLASTKLLDSPRAHDYEQQTNLNLQRAFTELESPLIITTGKGNEPVQIGNMFQLTLDPKGLRTENRRLNPYWKGLSQVYPDFTTYNIQHSHTIEWKISLNIAGEKMEYRYFAPTEIIAPA
- a CDS encoding uncharacterized protein (ID:PFLUO_006781-T1.cds;~source:funannotate); protein product: MTESSRMKSPFPASEISQVPNEHSHSVRGPLNTTQTDSGPLSADEPNDGATLVRRPTTPEPVEGGASFLPMTQPPGSIPGIATPPPGSLEPSGEATAPSTTKTPDAAEAKKEKASTGEKRALESGSAAPVPTSGTDNPPAEKPEEPEVKKQKIETADSDQSVTGIPAPAASTSGENHGPPKKASRPKKEKIKDALKKAIPSDGIGSRTRSRTNGT
- a CDS encoding uncharacterized protein (ID:PFLUO_006782-T1.cds;~source:funannotate), which codes for MRGTSVFQFKGWPKIHQPLPRTPRESQQLLSALTSSFRRQLDRAYPASDSTREHNDDQTPPNNAESSAHATSQHLRNILENPLFRIVPSQPTGIRETQQRRLAEQPMVVFDELVAFGLVTVEDICQCLESQLRLAHGGTETNVTEDVKSAMKTSRAGSKVVDWFSASSLQDKKVLLRTGNCTSPLTKFMVVEGLHGNIMEWLRMLLVQDLGGGHGSIKPEAAHQAFNFLLLHWMKAERQYGHGLSSALRYYVQVCQMHSSVSDPITRKTLISSGAHLGQIAEQQTASAEKIPAFIYDEFQDAISTLTPGSLLSARMALGHPTQPDPQPFIRYVRSLDYNKTPFWRNSRRVAFLDTGFKAVQVLIDRAKIKDATFVAHHLQSFLPDKMISDTSDGPQYHASPEQTSLLNRLGMSLT
- a CDS encoding uncharacterized protein (ID:PFLUO_006783-T1.cds;~source:funannotate) — its product is MSEVQSRPPASRGRVSARGGRGGFSSRGGRGGSSRSANADSSDAPFEEGEIGQMKKKYSDTLPMLKELFPDWKDEDLVFALEDSNGELEEAIERITEGNVSQWGEVKKKTTERARPKAKEVQSTPTETTAASARGGRGRGGLEARGGRGARGDRGRGGRGGRAGAHTNGTRTDKPVATLVSAVEPAAPVATESATTMAWGEPEVEPVTAESEPKSSVIPEGTKKGWASLFAKPATAPPQKKPPTAAPAQQKKAPEPVPVPVAAAEKTPVSKSSQVAAPAVPMTSVHPPIDDLTETNLGQLPDVSAPAPTATAASTIGSGIDPALVASGATPSRVSSSGYPPNAFKQSGRVPGFQRRVMEQQQAVVMPGNHAVDRAAVQFGSMGLNGDAVDIDDNREQAETRAQPPQHSPVAPRAALPPSTQVPGEAAGVARPAPGLPPVPQGSAGEAAFADFSRYSEPQKPFDPFSQQVSQPQPQIQEPFANQAPVQPTATTGSEYSPFYAADQQRFPYNYYGSYGQSQDASVGPRAAPGFGVSGAEAQPGIPTTQPPSRYGPVDATNSGHNTPNPTLPAATQTPTAQHMPGQTGAHAYGYGYPYYSNPHYASYMNQMTQHQQQQQQYGRGRPMYDDARRYDEQQQQHYMQQHNTQYGYGSQYGPYGGKGGMYGQPHGGFSYDQSSSPANASSFNQSVPGRDSVYGRTGSAQPSDSQPSASGANAFGSGMTDVFGRAQSGFGQNPPIAQQPPVTSEEAKGFEAPKAGGPSPSLAQANRPGSATNSVPGQPQGQTGLPPLQGQQAFGSYPHLNPQYGGLGGLGAQGGAAATQSHHQASGYGNYGAGFGNYYGGNSGRGGWGGNYGH